In Aspergillus nidulans FGSC A4 chromosome II, the genomic stretch ACAGCATAAACTACTAGGATCGCGAGATTGATGGTGGAAGACTTATAAGATAAGTAAGTTGTCTCAGAAGCAGGTTTGAGTTTCGTGTTGATGCAAGGAGGGTTCGACAATTCACCCGCCTCTTTTATCTTCCGTGGAAACGAGTTGGAGAACCAGTAGCTTACTGGGGACGCAGGGTAGTAGGGAATCACTTCCTAAACGCTCTACGCGGATACGAGAAGGCTCGTTTATTGGCTTATTATCTTATTACCATATTGCAACAATGACTAGGCGATAGGCTTATCATATTGGTGAGGGGAGTCCCTAATGAGGGGCACCGGGAACGAGCTGGAGGGTCTCCAACTCCCTTGCATAACAGTCCACCTGCCACAATAAAAaccgcttctcctcttcgtccttctATCTACACTTCACATATACTAGGTAGCGAAAAATcgtcatcatggcctcgAAAACCCCAGTTCTGACCTCGAAAGCCCCCAAGCCTCTTCCAGGTATCTACTCCCAGGCCATCAAATGCAACGGCATGGTCTACTGCTCAGGCGCTGTCGCCATGGATGCTGAAACAGGAAAGATCATTGACGGTGATGTTAAGGCTCACACTGTAAATTTAACCCACTCTCTCTGGTATATCCGCGTTGGATGTGAATCATGGCTAATAGGTCATCTTTGCTTGTAGGCACAATGCATCAAGAACCTCTCAGCAATCctcgaagaagctggaagcGATATCACAAAGGTCGTCAAGGTGAATGTGTTTCTGGCAAATATGGATGACTTTACGGCTATGAATGAAGAGTACATGAAGCACTGGGGGGACGTTAAGCCTGTTCGGACGTgagtttttctttctcctcccTTGGGCAATGATTTTCCACCTTTCCTGTGTTTAGCATTCAAAGATCGCGCTAATGTCTTTCATTTCTTTAGGTGCGTGGCTGTCAAGACATTGCCGTTGAATACCGATGTTGAGATCGAGTGTACTGCTCACCTGTGAAGTCCTATTTCTCGAGTTAGGATGCCGACACAGAGCATACAAAAGAactagaaaagaaaaaagattGTTCTCTGGTCCATGCTTGGTGCCATCTGGCCATGTGCTGTAGCCCGCTTGCTATGTGTTTTAGCTAAGGGTGTTTGAGCGCATTTGTGCAAGTCGCCTGTCAGTAAGCGCAAGCAAAACCGTGTGATTTATTGAATCAGAGGCGTCATAGGTTGCTTTTCAAGCCTTGACAATCATAGGAGGAGCAGCATCAATTGATCGTCATAGAAGCTCGTGTCGATTCGACGGAGAGAATAGTGAGGGATCGTTTCGTTTTCTGTTTCCTGTAGTTTCAAGATGAGCGATTAGTCCCTTCATACCTAAGCAATCAGTCGACAAGGGATTCCTTCAATAGCCCTTTGAAACCAACAAAGGGAGTATGGTTGAATTACAGGAGAATCATTATCACGTgttccttccttccttcctccctTATCCCACCCTCGACTCTCCTTtgctttctccttctcttctccctttATCCCTCTGCCATTACCCTACATTCTGCCACTTCAACAATGTCTCAATACCTACATTGCCAGAGTGACACTATCCCAATGGTAACATTTGCCCTTGACTTGATGCCACGCGATTGTCGCATCACTCACATCGGAATGGTGCCCTGTTACCCTAGAATCAGGGAGAAGGGCCCTAGCTAACGATCAGCTCAACAATGGTCTTGATACGTGGGGTCTGCTGTGTAAAGGGCAACTGATTCCTGAATACCAGGTTGTTCAAACCTCAACTCTTGCTCTAAACCCTAGTCAGCTGTCGCCGCATTCCTGACCCAGATGTCAGGCGCTTTCCGCCGAGGGGAATACTTGCTGCTCCTCCATTCCGATCTCCCATGCTCGCGTTGACGCGCCTAGAACCTGATCGATATATACTTCTAGTAGTGTTTGCCCTCGTTCTCTCGAATGCAGCGTTTTATTTTCTGTCGGTCCTATCTagtgaaggagagaaagagaaaaaaaaaaaaaagcaacaCTCTTGAAGGCTCCTATCACTTGGAGAATTGCCAATCATTATTTTTCCACATACAtttatcctcctcaacagTGGTTGTGGTAGTTGCGCTATTATCATACGACTCACCACAGCGTTTGATCGCTGTTCTCTATCCCTATGCCAACTATGCAATACCGAGCGATATCGCCTAGAAGAGGAGGTGCCTGGACTAAAGTTGTCATATTTGTCTCCCTATACATCTTATTGCTCCAATCCCTCATTGAATGGGTCGTCGTGCTTTACCTCTATGGTAACAAGCAGGTAGACTCGAAGATGGCGCCGAGTTTGATATTCGCCCTCATAGCGGTAAGATTTGATCCATACCATTGCTGGGCCGAATCTAATCAGCTTAGTCGTCGTTCACGATGCCCCTTGTGATATTACACAGCTTTCTTGCATGGCAGTATAACAAGGTACTCAATTACTCAAGCCATAAACCTATGTTACACACCGCGTGCACATATATCTTGCGTTTGACAACCATAGTCTGGCTGGGAGCCAGCGTGGCGGGCTTAGTTGTGGTCTCACAGCAAGCGTACTGTCTTCCTGATGGGAACACTGGTAGCTTCTGGAATGTTGGCGTCAGCTGTGCCCTCCATCGGGCGGTTGTTATCATTTCTGTTTTATCCTTGTGAGTGAATCTATCGACAACATGAATAGCTACTAACTGGTCACCAGTATCACTGTTTGCCTTTACTTCTGCTCAAGGGAGCTTTGTGAGCGCCCATACGACGTATCCCTGCTTGGTGTATATAGCCACCAGCCCTCTAGTCGTGACGGCAGCATCTTTTCGGCATCTACTCTATACAGCGAGAAGGGTCTAAAGGGCGACACTCTCTGTGTCTGTCGACACCCAGATATTACGTATGGCCAGGGTCCATATATTACACCAAGCGATGACAGCGGTGATTCGAAAAGTATGCCTAGCATTCGGCAGCCTGCTCCAATACGCCCAACGTCATCTTTGCGATTTAgcccagacccagaagcagaagcagtaTTCCTGTCAAAAACAACCGTCGCCCCTGGCACGCAGTCAGAGTTGCAGCCCAGTATTTCTCGAACGCCATCAACCGCAACGGCACATGACACATACCAGTCTCAAGAGCAAGCCATCCCTGAACTACCAGATGCAACTCTGCAGTCGCAATCAGCCCATACAAGAAACCAATCATCCCTGTCATCTCTTCGCCGATTCCTCCCCAGAACCTTACCGGTTTCCGTTCCCTTGTCATCCGATCCTCAAATCCGTGCACTTGCTGAGGCAACCACGCACATCGACCACACGAAGCAGGAGctccagaaagaagagccaATTTCCAGACAGCCTGATGCTCTGGAAACACACACAGAGCCACCAGCACTGCCTTCCAAAGAAGACACTCAACTTCAAACTACTCAGGACTGCGAGCCTAGCACATCCAAATCACTCCCGAGATCAACGACCATGAACTCCGCAGAGGCCCCCGAGGTTATTtcacctgcttctgctcctgaTCATAATTCCCTCACCAACCGCAGATCAAATACAACACGGGCAACCTCCCTTCCTCTTAATATGAATCCCAATTCAAATCCCCACCCAAGTTCTTGGTCCACACTTCTCGGACCTTCCCAACACAGCCTACCACGGACGAACAGCAGCACAGTGCACATCCCGCGCCGACATGGCCAAAACCTAAGCCAGGACCAGTTCGGAGCTCCACATATCCCACGCTATACGCAAAGCCAGCGCTTTCCGGGCCCCAGAGGCCATAACCGGTACAGCCGACAGCTCCGCAGGAACGCTTCAGACGTTCAGTATCAATATCAATACCGGTATCAACAACAGGGCTTCCGCCGACCACGCAGTTCGACGTTCGGAAATATGAGCATTGCTTCCGTGCCGGGGCGTTTGGATTGTATACGGGAAACGGGGGCGTCTATCGATGAGTTGCCGATGGACAATAGTAGGGGACCTGGTAAGACACAGGGTTATTGAGCTGAATTGGGCGTCGCTAGGAGCATGTCTTAACCCGGGATGGAATGTTTCTTACCTATCAATCTTGTTTAGTCTATAGTTGATTGTTTGCTTTGTAGCGGAAAATACCACCAGTGAATTCAACCAATGTTAAATGTATAAAACCCTAAACAACTTTCATAGATCACGGAGAATCCCCAATGAGCCGCTTTATGTGTAATCACAAATAGGACAAGACAAGCAGAATCTTATATTCATTATCCTCTGACGCCGTACTGTACCTGAGCCGCCAACCATCCTGGCTATAAGTTCACCTGAGCTTAACCGCCCGATTTAAAATGAAAGGAAATCTAACGATATTTAATCTAACGACCCCTCAACGCCCAAACCCAAACGATCCCAAGAGTTGCAGGACAGATAGAAGTAATTGAGTCTGTCTGACTTTCTCCGGCACTCACGTCTTCTTCACATACTTATATCTATACGGCTGCCCCTGCCCATGTCTCCTTCCATCATCTACATTTTCCTTATCGGTCTCACAACTAGAAACCTCAGCAGTCTTCCCACTACCGCTAATACTTCCCTTAGCCTTCTTGGTAGggtgctccttctcgccccaACTCCACAAAAGCGCCTTGCCCATCCTCTCGCGCTCTTTAAGCAGCAACTCCACGCGACGCTCCCACTCGCGCTCGCGCTTCTCAACGGACTTGGCAATGCGCAAATCCATGGCGGCGGCTGTTTCGTCCTTGGATGCGATGACAGAGTTAAGACGCTGAATCTCCgcatccttttcctcttcgtcgttgCGGTggatttctttctcttgttcGAGCAGAGAGCGGAGTTCGGTTTCCCGGGCTTCAGCGGCAGAAAGGAAAGCGCGGAGTTTGCGAGTTGAGTCGGCGTGGGCGGAGCGAAGAGTAGAGAGGGCTGTTGCATGGGCGGTCTTGAGGTTGGCGATCTGGGCTTTGTGGTTTGCTTCAAGAGCAGAGAGCGAAGTTGTATTTGGGTTTGCGTGGGGTGTTGAGGGGGGACTTGGTTGTTGGATTtgggcttgagcttgagcttgttggCTTTCTTGGAGGCGTGTAATCGTCTCTTGTGCTTCGGAGTGCTCTGTGCGGAGACGGTTTAATTCGTTGAAGGTCTTGTCCAGCTTTGATTTGAGCTCTTCTGTGTTTCTAACAAGACGATTATTTTCTGCTTCGATGGATTGGATCAAGAGCTGAGATTCTGCGGCTTGGTCATGAGCGCGCGAGAGTTGGGCCTCCAAATTCTTGTTTGTCGCAGCTCGCTCGCTTGATTCAGTACGTAGTTTGGATAGTTCTTCGTAAATCTGTTCAAGGTCGTGATCCTGGTCGCTGCCGTCCCTTGGCCTCGTCGACCGGTTGGTGTTCGGCTGGCCCAGATCTTTGATCAGTTCAAGGATTTCGCTATACGTTCCACCCGGGGTATCGGTCGGCAAGTCTGCTGCCATGGCTTTGAGGGCATTCTCCTGAGCTGTGACTTGAGACTGGGCGCGATTTAAATCTGCTTCGAGCGTgctgttcttttcttccaaTGGCCGGTTCTTGGTTTCAAGCAGAACCATTTGGTCTTCAAGCGCTCGGTACTCACGATGCGCCTCGGCGACGTCCGTTTCGAGTCTCTCAATTTCCGCGCGTTGGGCGTCAACCTGACTGCGGAGTCTGTCAATCTCAGCGTCTTTTTCGTGGAGCTGTTGCTCTTTCGACGCTGTGACTTGTTTCAAACTAGCAAGAGTATCATCCAGCACGGCATTGCGCTTTTCCAATTGCTCTTGAGTCAGCGACAGTTGTTGGCGCAGCAATGAAATGGTCTCCAGACGCTCGGTATCAATATCAGCATGGGAACTACGGCTGTTCAGGTCTTTCTGCATATCAGCAATCTGTTTCTGGAGGGCCCGAAAGTCAGACGCATTGAGGGAAGATCTTCTGGCTATGACCCTCTCTGCATGACTCTCTTGCATATCCTCCAGCAGGGCGGTCTTCCTTTGTAATTCGGCTCGCAAGTGCGTAACCTCTTCCCCAGCGGACGCCGCTTCGATAACGCGGTTGCGGTTCCTTTCCAACTGCTCATCGCGCTCCTTTACAGCCTGAGTCAGCTCTGCAATCTGACGGCGTAGATCCTTATCTGCTTGTTTCACATCTTGGTTCGTCTGTGATTTGAACTTCCGAACTGTCGGTGTCGCTGCCGGACTCAGCTCATCATTCGGATTCTCCTCAATATCTTCAAGATGAGTAGTGTCTTTGGTAGGAGCCACATTACGGCGGAGAAAATGCGACGGCGTAGACATATCATCGGGAGGCCCAAATTCGCTGTACTCGCCCAGTTCtgcctcgtcctccaccGCTGGTTGATTCGACTGGCCGCTATCTGGTCGCGCTGGTTTATCGTGAGGCTGTAACGGTTCCGTCTCGCGCTTCGATTCCTCCTGTGGCTGCCCCTGGTCcttgtcctcatcatcaataTCTTGATTTATCGAGTCATCCTCGCCAAGGAGATATCGT encodes the following:
- a CDS encoding putative L-PSP endoribonuclease family protein Brt1 (transcript_id=CADANIAT00004297); amino-acid sequence: MASKTPVLTSKAPKPLPGIYSQAIKCNGMVYCSGAVAMDAETGKIIDGDVKAHTAQCIKNLSAILEEAGSDITKVVKVNVFLANMDDFTAMNEEYMKHWGDVKPVRTCVAVKTLPLNTDVEIECTAHL
- a CDS encoding uncharacterized protein (transcript_id=CADANIAT00004298) — encoded protein: MPTMQYRAISPRRGGAWTKVVIFVSLYILLLQSLIEWVVVLYLYGNKQVDSKMAPSLIFALIASSFTMPLVILHSFLAWQYNKVLNYSSHKPMLHTACTYILRLTTIVWLGASVAGLVVVSQQAYCLPDGNTGSFWNVGVSCALHRAVVIISVLSFITVCLYFCSRELCERPYDVSLLGVYSHQPSSRDGSIFSASTLYSEKGLKGDTLCVCRHPDITYGQGPYITPSDDSGDSKSMPSIRQPAPIRPTSSLRFSPDPEAEAVFLSKTTVAPGTQSELQPSISRTPSTATAHDTYQSQEQAIPELPDATLQSQSAHTRNQSSLSSLRRFLPRTLPVSVPLSSDPQIRALAEATTHIDHTKQELQKEEPISRQPDALETHTEPPALPSKEDTQLQTTQDCEPSTSKSLPRSTTMNSAEAPEVISPASAPDHNSLTNRRSNTTRATSLPLNMNPNSNPHPSSWSTLLGPSQHSLPRTNSSTVHIPRRHGQNLSQDQFGAPHIPRYTQSQRFPGPRGHNRYSRQLRRNASDVQYQYQYRYQQQGFRRPRSSTFGNMSIASVPGRLDCIRETGASIDELPMDNSRGPGKTQGY
- a CDS encoding protein snaD (transcript_id=CADANIAT00004299); this translates as MADTTSHDTVGASTLAAPYFSPSSPSPSEHPPIDSPDRLPSPVSSPGARSPSGSPPSHREASLERAALELDARLAQYTVDFSQFPSTHADDGIDEQQEIEDEPDKLSAVGGPEDFTANLERYLLGEDDSINQDIDDEDKDQGQPQEESKRETEPLQPHDKPARPDSGQSNQPAVEDEAELGEYSEFGPPDDMSTPSHFLRRNVAPTKDTTHLEDIEENPNDELSPAATPTVRKFKSQTNQDVKQADKDLRRQIAELTQAVKERDEQLERNRNRVIEAASAGEEVTHLRAELQRKTALLEDMQESHAERVIARRSSLNASDFRALQKQIADMQKDLNSRSSHADIDTERLETISLLRQQLSLTQEQLEKRNAVLDDTLASLKQVTASKEQQLHEKDAEIDRLRSQVDAQRAEIERLETDVAEAHREYRALEDQMVLLETKNRPLEEKNSTLEADLNRAQSQVTAQENALKAMAADLPTDTPGGTYSEILELIKDLGQPNTNRSTRPRDGSDQDHDLEQIYEELSKLRTESSERAATNKNLEAQLSRAHDQAAESQLLIQSIEAENNRLVRNTEELKSKLDKTFNELNRLRTEHSEAQETITRLQESQQAQAQAQIQQPSPPSTPHANPNTTSLSALEANHKAQIANLKTAHATALSTLRSAHADSTRKLRAFLSAAEARETELRSLLEQEKEIHRNDEEEKDAEIQRLNSVIASKDETAAAMDLRIAKSVEKREREWERRVELLLKERERMGKALLWSWGEKEHPTKKAKGSISGSGKTAEVSSCETDKENVDDGRRHGQGQPYRYKYVKKT